A DNA window from Arachis duranensis cultivar V14167 chromosome 3, aradu.V14167.gnm2.J7QH, whole genome shotgun sequence contains the following coding sequences:
- the LOC107481208 gene encoding agamous-like MADS-box protein AGL30 isoform X1, translated as MGRVKLKIKKLENMNGRQATYAKRKNGIIKKATELSILCDIDIILLMFSPTGKPSLCRGRRSNFEEVIAKFSQLTPQERAKRKLESLEALKKTFKKLDHDVNIQEFLGTSSQTIEDLSNQARLLQTQISETQKRLSQWKEFEKINNVEQLEQMENSLRDSINQIRNRKEHIKNQQLVSLQCNNQFNEMHIPFRMGTEQHLQPLPWIGNGDSPNLVLPDDSSLLLHKDVEGSASSSFGSYASYIGSSSKTDISNSGQENGVLSDLSSTTAPLRLPLNNGHQFPYMPSYNFNLLNDFKFQAAPEMNHHHNQPQENHNLSFHHHVNNGNFEAPRNAYDSNHHHHHGWASTSGPCAVTMFDEHLYAQASLPQVNFGST; from the exons ATGGGTAGGGTAAAGCTGAAGATAAAGAAGCTAGAGAACATGAATGGGCGTCAAGCAACATATGCTAAAAGGAAGAATGGAATTATCAAAAAGGCTACAGAGTTATCTATTCTTTGTGATATTGATATTATACTTCTCATGTTCTCACCAACTGGAAAACCTTCTTTGTGTAGAGGCAGGCGAAG TAACTTTGAGGAGGTTATTGCAAAGTTTTCTCAACTAACTCCACAAGAAAGAGCAAAAAG GAAGTTGGAGAGTCTTGAG GCACTGAAAAAGACATTTAAGAAGTTAGATCATGATGTAAATATACAAGAATTTTTGGGTACAAG TAGTCAAACTATTGAG GACCTAAGTAATCAAGCTAGGCTATTACAGACTCAAATTTCTGAAACACAGAAGAGATTAAG TCAGTGGAAGGAATTTGAAAAAATCAATAATGTGGAACAACTTGAACAGATGGAAAATTCATTGAGAGATTCAATCAATCAAATTCGAAACCGTAAG GAACATATTAAAAACCAACAGCTTGTATCACTGCAATGCAATAACCAG TTCAATGAAATGCATATTCCGTTTAGAATGGGTACTGAGCAGCATCTCCAACCTCTACCATGGATTGGTAATGGTGACAGCCCAAATCTAGTTTTACCTGATGACTCTAGCTTGCTTCTCCACAA AGATGTAGAGGGATCTGCAAGCTCATCATTTGGGAGTTATGCAAGTTACATTGGATCCAGTAGTAAAACAGATATTTCAAACTCGGGGCAAGAAAATGGTGTCCTAAGTGATTTGAGCAGCACTACTGCTCCATTGAGACTACCATTGAATAATGGACATCAGTTTCCATACATGCCATCATACAATTTCAATTTGCTGAATGATTTCAAGTTCCAAGCAGCTCCAGAGATGAACCATCATCATAATCAGCCACAAGAAAACCATAATTTAAGTTTTCATCATCATGTCAACAATGGAAACTTTGAAGCCCCAAGGAATGCTTATGACTccaatcaccaccaccaccatggTTGGGCTTCCACTTCAGGGCCTTGTGCTGTTACTATGTTTGATGAGCATTTGTATGCCCAGGCAAGTTTACCTCAAGTCAACTTTGGTTCAACATAG
- the LOC107481208 gene encoding agamous-like MADS-box protein AGL30 isoform X2 yields the protein MGRVKLKIKKLENMNGRQATYAKRKNGIIKKATELSILCDIDIILLMFSPTGKPSLCRGRRSNFEEVIAKFSQLTPQERAKRKLESLEALKKTFKKLDHDVNIQEFLGTSSQTIEDLSNQARLLQTQISETQKRLSQWKEFEKINNVEQLEQMENSLRDSINQIRNRKEHIKNQQLVSLQCNNQFNEMHIPFRMGTEQHLQPLPWIGNGDSPNLVLPDDSSLLLHKDVEGSASSSFGSYASYIGSSSKTDISNSGQENGVLSDLSSTTAPLRLPLNNGHQFPYMPSYNFNLLNDFKFQAAPEMNHHHNQPQENHNLSFHHHVNNGNFEAPRNAYDSNHHHHHGWASTSGPCAVTMFDEHLYAQQPN from the exons ATGGGTAGGGTAAAGCTGAAGATAAAGAAGCTAGAGAACATGAATGGGCGTCAAGCAACATATGCTAAAAGGAAGAATGGAATTATCAAAAAGGCTACAGAGTTATCTATTCTTTGTGATATTGATATTATACTTCTCATGTTCTCACCAACTGGAAAACCTTCTTTGTGTAGAGGCAGGCGAAG TAACTTTGAGGAGGTTATTGCAAAGTTTTCTCAACTAACTCCACAAGAAAGAGCAAAAAG GAAGTTGGAGAGTCTTGAG GCACTGAAAAAGACATTTAAGAAGTTAGATCATGATGTAAATATACAAGAATTTTTGGGTACAAG TAGTCAAACTATTGAG GACCTAAGTAATCAAGCTAGGCTATTACAGACTCAAATTTCTGAAACACAGAAGAGATTAAG TCAGTGGAAGGAATTTGAAAAAATCAATAATGTGGAACAACTTGAACAGATGGAAAATTCATTGAGAGATTCAATCAATCAAATTCGAAACCGTAAG GAACATATTAAAAACCAACAGCTTGTATCACTGCAATGCAATAACCAG TTCAATGAAATGCATATTCCGTTTAGAATGGGTACTGAGCAGCATCTCCAACCTCTACCATGGATTGGTAATGGTGACAGCCCAAATCTAGTTTTACCTGATGACTCTAGCTTGCTTCTCCACAA AGATGTAGAGGGATCTGCAAGCTCATCATTTGGGAGTTATGCAAGTTACATTGGATCCAGTAGTAAAACAGATATTTCAAACTCGGGGCAAGAAAATGGTGTCCTAAGTGATTTGAGCAGCACTACTGCTCCATTGAGACTACCATTGAATAATGGACATCAGTTTCCATACATGCCATCATACAATTTCAATTTGCTGAATGATTTCAAGTTCCAAGCAGCTCCAGAGATGAACCATCATCATAATCAGCCACAAGAAAACCATAATTTAAGTTTTCATCATCATGTCAACAATGGAAACTTTGAAGCCCCAAGGAATGCTTATGACTccaatcaccaccaccaccatggTTGGGCTTCCACTTCAGGGCCTTGTGCTGTTACTATGTTTGATGAGCATTTGTATGCCCAG CAACCAAACTGA